Genomic DNA from Oryza sativa Japonica Group chromosome 5, ASM3414082v1:
TCACCAGCACATGCTAATTAAATCGCTTTGAAATAATGAGTCCTTtttcatgaaaaagaaaagacgaACTCTACACCCCatttacatatttcaccaaaATGTTATAACATACAATATATCTACGGCCCAAAATATAACGATTTTTATCTTTTCGAATAAATGTAGTAATTATCTTTAGAACTAATCTCAATTGGAATTTAATTGAATTCATGGAGAACGAAGATTGCATTTAAATTATTGTAGGGAAACAAAGAAAGCTCatcaacaattttttttcttgaaattatcaTTAAGGAATTCATCATCCATTAACTTTCTTCTATGTACAAAGAAATGGATCGAGGTTGATCGGAATTGGATGGGAGTGAGTACCTGTTGCCCCTGACGGAGAACCACGCCTCGGCGCAacgccggtgcgccgccgccagctcgcCGCGGCAGCCGCACCCGAGCCTCACCAGCCGCCCGCtcccgctctccgccgccatctcgccgtcgccgccgccgccgaggtggcAAATCCTGCAGCCCGTGCTCGGGCGCCGGCTGCGATCATcatcatccgccgccgccgcacaacTCTCGTCGACGTCGACCACCACATGCGCGATGACGCCCGcgtccccctcccctccggcggcggcgatcaccGCCATGGCAATGTCATGATGGCGATCGGCACGCGGCCATGTGGGCTGGgcgcatcgatcgatcaaccaCCAGGGAAGGGAATCTAGGTGTTGGGGaatatagtaataataataatgacaagaaatcaagaaatggGAGAAAATGATGGGGGACGGGGAATATCGCCTCGGTGCTGCGAACTGAAGGAAAaggcgcggggagggggagggacgaaGCTATAAACAAGTTGACCTACGACATGGGATGGTAGGATTGGAGACGAATCAGGCCATGTCATGTCGAGGAAGGTGGGTCCAACTAGTGGTGGAGCTAAAACCTTCACGCATAGGACTGAATCAATGTGAGTTCAAATATTTTCACAAATTATATACTCCCCCAGTCCCTGTTTTagtattataagttgttttgccTTTTTTTCTATAGTcaaactaagtttatagaaaaaaaatgataacattttcaatacaaaacaaatatattattaaaatgagtaaatttcacaaaactatatgtattTTGATCTAACCATTAGAAAGCTATGGATTTAAGGCgttgtatcataaaactatagatttaaagttaagtatcacaaaactgcatatttaatattgaagttatcacaatttagagtttaaatccctagcaccattATTATGCTAGAGCAATAAACATTATTGTTTTGTAACTAAATTGGTTCTAAACCTATAGTTCTGTAATAATGTAGTaactaaacatgtagttttgtaacatttcatcttaaatgtgtagttttatgatacatcgagttaaatatatagttttgtgatagtttggtcatagtatgtgtagttttgtgaaatttactctaaattttAATCTTACAAACCTAACAAGCTATGGGGCCCAAGCCCTAACTGTCCCAtgccttttttttcatctcTATAGGTGGTATGTAATTCATCTTTTAAATGCTCGCTCTATTCAAAAATAGTTCTCGTTTTAGAGTTTAAAGTTTGCCCCAATTCAATCCACACTACAGTACTACTTGTTACATTAAGAAATAATCATCTTTCATTTAAAAAGTTTTCCCATTCTACACCCAACAATTAAATAGCAATatagttttctttctttttaaatCTTATTTTATGCTAAACAATCTAGAAAAATGAAAGATAAGTATTGTGCATATGGGAGTAAGGGGTTTTAAAACGACACTAATTGCTTATGGTTGACCATCGAAAGTTgtgccatttttttaaaaaaaaatccagcaaTGCTTGATGTAGTCTttcgagagagagaaaaaaaattcaaatatgtcCTTCCGTGTAGCACGGTACATGTACAGTGTACACTGTCCACGGCTTTAAGGTAAACAGTCAAGGATGGAAGGAACAAGGTTACAAGGAGAGTTATTCATCAGAGGCATGGTGGCATTTACATCATGGAATGTGAACAAAACAGTGGCAGTTTACAGGTTACAACTACGCCTACATTAGGGAACTATATTCTTCTGTTACAATTgggcaaaaaaaatgaaagaaaactCAGTCATGGATCTAAACATTTCGGTTTCCTCCGTCATACCAGCTGATCCCGGTTTCACTACCAAACTCGCGATGCAAAAACTTCTCGATTTACAATGTTGTTCTTCTTCGATGATTGAATTGAACTTCCAACGAAGCATTTGCATATCATCATCTGAGGAATCATATTTTCTATTCTTCTTGTTTTGCGGGGATTCGAAGAATCATCTGACTCAGCCTTCATGTGAACTTCACCGGTTCCGCGAAAACGATCCAACAAAAGGTCTGGTGGTGTGCATTTAGCATTTTTAGCTCCCAGTATTGAAGAAGTTGTGGGTAGCTTGCCGTCGAACATGTTCTGGTATGAGCCTGCTGATGAGCTCTTGAGAAGAATTTGCTAGCTGTAGAGACCAAAAGGCAGCACCAATGAGCACCAAGGAGAGTACACATTTTCTCATGGATACCAAGATCTGAAGTTGTGTAGCAGATTATGTTTCATCTGATTCACTTACTTCGTGTTTGAAGTTGAATAGTGGTGGAAATGGACGTCCGTTTGGCAAGCGTGCATTCGGCTCTCGCAGCTCATCAAAGAAAGGATGTGCACATGCATCAAGCTGCATAAAGATATTCAAATGAATAAGCACatcggaaaaaaaatcaatattaaGTTGTCATCTGGCTATTGCAATTACACTGAATAACGACTAAACATGAGACAACTATCATTCATCCACCCCAACATTGATTTGGTAATGGACCACTAAAGATCATAACCATAATGGCCATGCCCCACTAAAACCAAAGTTAGTGAAGACTAGCATTCTTCAATCTACtttaggaaaaaagaaaaaagagaaagaaacaaGGAGTGTTTCTCCACTCCACCCCATTTCAGGAGTTGCACAAATCAAAGAGCACTTGGAGGGCAAAGTGATTAAGAAAATTCCTTGGTTACGCTCAAATTTGTGCAACTCTTAAAGGGTGAAAAGTAACAGCTCATATGACCAGCTACAGTAGGCAAACTTGCATAACAGCAATAAGAAAAGGGGCGTTTTACAGTACCCCTGCTGTGAGCAGTAGTGAAAAATCACTTTTCTACTGTTCTGCTACTTAAAATTGCAGCAAGAATATACTCACAGCAGTGCAGCGGAGACTCGGTGAATATTGAAGAAGGCGTGAAGCGAGGTCTATTGCTTCAGGAGGCATCCTCTTGTGGAAAACCTACGCAGAAGTTAGAAAAATCAGTACCTGTATGCACCTCCTTATTTATACATTGCATTGTAAAGCTATCTGGTGTCCAGAATCTATTATTGGAAATGAGCCCAGCTACATTTTCATAGTTGTCCAGGAAACTATAAAAGATGACGTGATATATGACTCAACATGGATAAGATTGTATGCTTACCTTGTGCCAAGGGTGAGCTTTTATCTGTGGAAACCTAAACTCTGTATAGTTCGGGTTCATGCAACGTATTTCCTCACGGGTTGGTGTACCAAGAACCTGCAAGAATATCATACAAGGTTAGAGAAGATGCCCATACTCAATAGTAGGAGCAAAATTAGAACTGCATGGCATGTCTTGCAGTACCTTAATTATCTCTACAAGCTGATCGACTGCACTCTCCCCTGGAAACAATGGCTAGCAAAAACAAATACAAGATAATCAAAATCACAGCAACAGTGATGACATCATGCTTAAATAACTAAACCAAAAGTTTGCAGATCTGTCAACCATAGAAAAAAGAAACCAACCTGACCAAGGAGTAGCTCTGCAAGAACACACCCAGCTGACCATATATCTATTGATGTAGTATATTCAGTTGCACCAAATATGAGCTCCGGTGCTCGGTAGTAGCGTGagcatatatatgatatattggGTTCACCTGGGACCTGATGGAATAGTAAATTAATGGATATTAGGACAGTAAGATCAAAATTATCAAAAGTACAATTGTAGCAAACATCTGGAATAAGGTGGAAAAAGGTGTAAAACTAAGGAATTTCCATGAAACTTCCATCAAGCATaataaaaaggaagaaaaaaaggggTAAGATTCACCAAGTATATAAGAGTTCTTTGAACGATTCAGTAACACAGGGCTAGCTCCAACTTAACAAATGGTAAGATTCAAAACTGACTAGTCTACAGCAAGAATCGTCTAAAgtccaattaaaaaaaagaaagtctaAAGTAATGTGTGCGTATTACAAAACTTTAGGGTGGAAAAGGCCAATACCAGTGTTTTTGCGCTCCCAAAGTCACAGAGCTTGACTTGATGAGTTAGAGGATCCACCTGTATTGCAAGAAAGGAGTTCAGAGCCAATAATCAAAGGCCATCGCATAGCAAAATAATAATCTGATCATGAATACCTACCAAAACATTTTGTGGCTTCACATCCCTATGACAGACCCCTGGAACAGTATGAATGTACGCAAGCCCCCTAAATAACTGCAGCCAATGTAGAATAGACTTAGAAGAGACACACAGGAAGGCAGGCATTTCAAAATTTATGATTGATTAGCAATCCACACACCTGATACATGTAAAGCTTGACGTAGATAAGTGGCATCCGGTGGTTGGCATTGCTGTAGTGCTTAAGCACACGGTAGAGTGTTTCTGGAACATATTCCATGACAAGATTGAGGAACAGCTCATCCCTACTTGTGGTTGAGAAGAAGCAATGCTTCAGGGAGATGACATTGGGGTGGTCCATGGCGCGCATAAGCTGAAGCTCACGGTTCTTGTACCGTCGGTCCTGCAATACCTTCTTAATGGCAACAGTCTCTCCTGTCTCCAAGCATTTAGCCTACACATGAAACCAGCAAGCTAAACATCAGACCAACAAGTCGACAGCacgaaaagaaagaaacaaataaCAACTTTCTGAAAGATGAATCACCTGAAAGACGATACCGAAAGAACCAGTGCCCACAACGCGCTCCGCCATGTAGCTAATTGTCTGAAAATCAAGTACAAAATTACCATCTTAAGACCAAAATTTAATTATGAGCACTAGTGTTCACAACAATGTAATCCAACACACCCAACTTTTTCCCCTACAAACCACCAAAAATGAGCACCAAACAAGCCATATTTAGTTATTTACAACAGATCTTGCAGTAATACAAGAACATGAACAACTAACACTAAATAAATTGGCTGATATCTACCAACAGTTTACTTCTTTTGCAAAATCTGACCACTAATCCACATGCCTCTCTTAGAGCCAATGGCTTTCCCATCACCAAAAATCACTACACGGAGCTAAGAAACTAGCTGCAGAACACACAAGAACACCTTCCTAAACCAAGAACCGGCAGCATTTCACTGCAACTCAAGAAATGGAACCAAGACCAAAACAacaaaggggggggggggaaggctCGTGTCTCACCCTCTTGGGCTCGCCGTTCTTGCCCCCGATGGTGGTGGAGATGATGTGCCCGGTCACCGCGTCATTCCCCTCCGCGTACGGCGCCTCCCcctcctgctgcttctgctccACCAAGAACAGCACACTAAATCAGCACACAGCAAAGAACCGCAAAACCACGGATCAGCACGCCAAGATCCGGTTAGTCACATACCTTGTcgcaggcgacggcggcgggcggctgcGCGTCGAGCAGCatcggctccggcgccggcgccggctggtCCATGTGGCAAAGCTGGAAGCTGCAGGTGCGTGAATGGCACTGCACAAAGCTTAGGTGTGCCACCACCtggtcctcctcttcctcctctatgGATTGGTTTGGCTTATACTGGGAGGGATGGGTGAGTGGTGGGATGGATGGCTTTGACCAAGAAGAAGGTGggtgatgctgctgctgttaCTGCAGCTGCTATAGTTTTTAGTGAGAGTggttagctgctgctgctgctgcagtgtACACAGCTGGTGGATTAGTGGGGAGGTGGATTAGATTAGAGGAGGAAGACAGATGGGGAGGGAGGAATTGCTAGGTGCACCACAAGCATGACAGCATGAGAGATGAGGCTGTGTTGTGTGATGTAACCGAAATGGTTTCTTGACCGTTCTTACGTGCAGTTCGGATCAGGGTTTTGACTAAGCTTATCAGCGGCAAGCCAAACAAGGAGGATTATTAGTGTAGGACTAATTAAACATTAGCTTTTGCAgacttaaaataatttttttaataaaaagtaTTTGCAAAAAATATCAGTTTGTAGCGTATGAAACATACTTAAAGAAAGCGAGGAAGTAGCTAAACATGGTTGATTTAGGGCCTCATCATTTGCCCCTACAAATAATCAATCGCTACCAAAAttagattttaaaatttaattttgggaTTTAGGATATTTTCAATGTAGTTTTTTTAAGGATTGGATATTAAGTTGCTAATAACCATTTCGGTTGCACAGTGTGCCCATTTTAGAAGATGGTCCATATTGATTTAAAAACATGTTCTCCAAACATTACTTCTTTtctttaggccttgtttagcaCAACCTAAATTACAGATCCAGACTAGTTTTGGAGTTTGTAAGTTAAATTAtagtggtttattttttttattttctctaaaATAAGAACAAACTGATTCAATCAATTATTATCAATGTAATCACAAATTCAAATCCAACAATTTATGGAGCTAGAAATAACCTGTTCTAAACAACATTTGATGTGTGCCATGGCCTTATAGCGCTAGACATTTATTTTATCAATCTTGAAGAAATTACCGGTGCCTTTTTATCCCACCAATTGTATGTAAGCAAAACCTATGAGCTTATAACGCCCTTACATGACTTCAAACACGACCCAAGTATGAACTATGTTGTACTTCAATACCATATTTCAGGGACATATCCGATGGAAACCATCAAATAAGTGAAAACACGTGAAAATCGGAACTAAAAGTTTaataaattcatgaaaaattaCTGGAGAGAAGTGTAGGCATGAAATATATTCACCAAATATCAAGttaaactcaactttatttggGAGTAACAAAAATGCCAAATTTCGGATGAAAAATAATAGAACACTATTCACCTAAAATTTGTCTTTTATATTCTCTCAAATAAAAGTTGAGTTTCGACTTGAGATTTGATGTAAATGTATTTCATGTCTATATTTATCTctattaatttttatataaatttagagaacttttaaatataattttcatGAGTTTTCACTTATTTAACGGTTTTCACATGATATTTCCCCATGTTTCAGCCTCCAAAGATGACAACATGTGTGCGATTTACCTGTACACGTAGCTTGGCAAAAGGTTGTAGTACAGCCTAATTGTCCatgttaggtggtgtttggatcatggacttaactttagtctctgttttaaacactaatttagagtattaaatatagactatttacaaaactaattatataaatgaaagctaatttgcgagacaaattttttaagtctaattaatccataattagagaatgtttactgtatcatcacataggctaatcatgacttaattaggctcaatagattcgtctcgcgaattagtctaagattatggatgggttttattaatagtctacgtttaatatttataattagtgtccaaacattcgatgtgatagggacttaaaagttttacaaagaGGGTCTTAGTACTACTGCTAACGAATGTGATAGtgacttaaaaattttataaaagagGGTCTTAGTACTACTGCTAagtgtagagagagagagagggggtgtgGTTAGTACTAATAGCTTTGGGGGTGGCGTGGCGCAGGGCCAAATTGGTTGCAGGGACAGGCTGTGGGTTTGTAGGCGGTCAAACGAGAATTCCAAAAGCGCCCCTGAAAGCCGGGCAAGCGACATGGCGGCACTTGTTtattgctcctcctcctcctctagtCCTTGATGCTGCCGAAATCAGTacggaaaaaagagaaaaagaaggggGGAAAATGGCTGCTGTCTCTCACATGCATCCTGCCTGCCTCTGCCTGTAGGCTGTAGCAAAGCACTGACCgttatgtgggccccacatgtcggatGCTTTGACCAAAACGCCCCTCACTGTGTACAGAACCAGAGGAGCTGATTGGTGGTGGTCCTGCATTGTCCAGCTAGAGATGACAATGTTGGTCAGTCGTCAGATGGGATGGAATTCGGTCAATGTGCAAGGTTTTGGGTTTTGGAGTGAATGTTGGGGGTTGGGCCATGATCTGGCCATCCAATTGGTTTTCGGAAACTGCGGGTTTGGTTTTGATTCCCCTACGACtggatttattttttacattttagccCCTTTTCTAAAAACTTGATTTTGTAAGTAAGCCGAAAAATACTTACTTTTCAGGTTTGAATCCTCCCTTGATCCTTGTTTGGCGCCGAGGTCCAAAACCATGGTGCTGAAGTCCATGGCGTCGAGCCTCCTCTTACCCAACATAGCGTTCGAGCCCTGGCTACTAGTGTGGCTAGGGGTCAGTGCCGATGGCTCGGGCGCTGACCTTATTTCCTTCATTGCTGAGCCAGTGACTTTGCGCCAATGCCATTTAACTCATTGGACCGCACTGACTTCAACTGTATGATGGCGGTGAACACCAGACCAACATTAGTTGGCGTCAAGCACGTCGAGCGTGCCATGGTCTTATGCCGCTATGGCAGCGACATCCGCATGCACAAGCATTGTAGGGTTGGTCGATAGTGTGGGCGATCCCACACTACAGCATTCTCAAGAGTGTGGTGCTCGGCATCATGTACACATACTGTACTCCTAACTTGGTTGCCACACATGTTGTGTGTTGGCGCCCTAGAAAAGTAGTTCATCTTATTTAGGCCCTTTGAATCGAgggttgaaaaaaaatagaggaataggaaaaaaacacaggattctgataagaatggaagtgtaaaacagataattgcaaaacacaagaaaaataaaaacgcaggaatcggatgagagataaactcaaaggaaattttccaagaagttggagctcttgctataTATCCtctaaaatccacatgcaatgtgtcattccataggaatttcataggatttggaaagctttcctttgaatcaaagggccaaatagaaaaatttgctgtaggatttgaatcctatgaaattcctacataaatcctttaaTTCAAAGGGGCCGTTAACTTCTTTTACGTGgatcactaacatgtggggACCCATCGCGTCTCTGACGTTCGTATATAAAAACTTTGGCGTCAAGAGCTAAGGTCCATATTCCAAATTACTTTTCGAAGAggtatatttgtaaaataattttACAAAAGGGCCACAGTGTAAAAAATTCCAGTTCAGTACAACTCTATTGGTTGTGATGGTAGGGTAGAGATGAAATGGGCGATGTTCAGATTGATGTTACGGTCATGCTAATATGGCCATTCTCACATATTAAGGGCCCTTTTAAATTGCAGAAATGTAAAAAtgaaggaataggaaaaacacataaTTCTAATAGGAACATAAGTGCAAAACAGAAGATTACAAAATACATGAAAAGCACAGGAATAACCATTTgtttggaccacaggaaaaacgtaggaatcggttgagagagatagactcaaaggaaaattcccaagaggttgaagcccttgctaaattttctctaaaatatcTATGAAATTGTctattccatagaaatttcaaagGATAACATATGATTCAATCCCTTGTTTTAAAGgccttcataggaaattttcctataggattaaaatcttgcaaaatttctatgttttttttccaaatcaaaGGGCCCTAATTACTAAAATTTCAGAATTTTGACATTTCCAAATTCCAAGACTAAACAATAGTCAGGATCCTATAGGCTGTAGAGCTCAAATAGAGGGTAGTTCCTGCAAGTTTCCTTATGTTTTCGTGGAAATTGAAATCATAATATATACATTGCATGGCAGCGATGTGCAAGATCAAGGGCcattttggattgaagccaaacagCCCTCAAATTGATTGAACTCTATCAAACTTTTGTTGTTGACAGCACATTCAAACGGATCCAAGCTTGaaagtataaaaaaaaaatcctttagcCCTTTGGCATACACGgatcaaatttaaaaatatggatTGATGGTATTAACCGTCGTTTCGATTAATGCTCGTAGTGATTTTAGAGGAGCTGGTGAAAAACATGGGTAATTTACTAGGGTAGGATTCTTCCTGAAACGTCTGAGAATCTCACACCTGGGCCATGTGGCCATGCCATGTGCTTGCTGGTCAGCGACGAGATCTGGAATCTGGATAGCTTTCTCTgaacaaaattaaataaaataaataaatttcttgTGAGAAGCAACAGGCAACAGGAGGATGCAACATGCTTTGCTTTCTGAAAGCGAGCTCAAAGTGTGTTTGCCTCTGGAGAATATTCAGATAATCGTGGCACTTGTGCCTTTCTATGTGTTTGATTACCAGGACAGCCGATATGTTACTccagtgcaaacaaaaaattTAGGTAAAATCATGCAAATAACTTTAGTCTGAAGATTTGCTGCAGTATTCCAGTTTTTGAAGTTCATAAATCTTATTACGTAAAGTACTTGGGGAGGCAGATCAGTACGAATTGAGCCTTAGAGAAACTGAATTGTTTCCACTAATAATTCGATTCCTATGAACTTCACAAATTCCAAACAATAGCATAGTACTTTTGATTTGGAAGACTGCAAATAATTCCATCCAATCTGGTGAAGTCCATCATTTCTGGACAGCAATGCATATGCAGCTTCATCGGCAACTTCAGTTCAGGTTTGGGCAATCATAATTCATACGGAGTAATAGTTAACAACTAACCGATCAACCGTCCATTGCAGTTTCTGATGCTTGTACGATAAATTACAAAAGGCCAAAAATATGATGCACTATCAACAAATCTTCCTTGGGTCATCAACGACATTAATCATGTGGCCCTCCCCTCTCAATATATAAAAGAGAGAACATAAACAATGTCTCAAATTGCAACCCGTCACAATAGTTTGCTGTTGGAAACTTGACATGCACCTGAACATTATTACCacattgttatttttttttgggaactTTTAGTCACATTCTACAGAAATAATAAATTTGCCGCTTCTCTGAAGTATGTGCTGGAAGCTTAAAGAAAACGAGAAAGGAAATGCATGAAAATGCTCAACTGGCAAATGTTTGTTTTTATAAGTTCCAGAATCCtactatatacatatacaaaaaGATACATCGGCGATGTTTATAGGCCAAGCTGATGAGACCAACGTATTAGCACAAGAGTTAAGACAACGAACATGGATCTCCAAAGACACCTAACATAATTGACAAGCCAAAAGAAAATTCAGCAGTACATTGCAATTCTGCCAGCTGGAAACAACACTCTCTGATCATTCCCACAGGGCACAACCATAAGTACTAAGCCAAACCACCTAACATGATCACTAATTGCACATGACTAGAGGACTTCCCTTCAAACTGAAACTAGCTTTCTGGTCCATCGAACTAAATTAATGCTTGATTTCTAAATCTAACTGCTTACGATTCACCTCGCAAAATCAGGAATTCACTGGCAGAGGAAGAGAATTAAGTTATGGAGCATACTGATCTCATAAACTCAGCAGTAGTTGTTAGATGTAGATGAAAATTTCCAGAAAAGTCAAGCACCAACCTGGAAACTGAGCATTCAACTTCCCCTTCAAGTGGCTTCTACGCTTGGACACTAGGGTTGCACGTCTTTGGAGTAGAACGATTCTTGACAAGCGGAACCAACGATTGAACCACATCAGCCATTAGTGGCCTGTAGTCAGCCTCTTGTTGAACACACATGGCAGCAATGGCAGCCACTTGGACAGCATCTTTCAATGAATATTGACCCTCCAGTGCAGGATCCAAGATCTGCACAACCTTCTCTCGGTCTGTGAGCATAGGCAATGCCTGCATCAATGCAACTAGCCACAGGTCAGATATATGCAAtgtttaaatattatttttgaagATAAATAATTACATGGAACCTTTCCTACCTAGTATAACAAGAGAGGCAGATGGATCCTAATTAAGCTGTAACGTGATTCACTAGCATAAGAAAATGACAGGAATAATGAAGCAGAGTCGATTGAAGTGCATGGTAAATTTTAGTGTTGAAGTACATGTACTGATGTACCTTAGTACATATTGGTTCCTCACTTGGAAAGCATCTCAAACTTTTGCAACTGAAGTACTAAGTGTTCCATTACCTCATTTATACTATGAACTAAACAGTAGTACTAATTTTATAATTCCTGATGGTTGAAGAAAAACAGTTCAAAGTAAAGATACATCGGTACAACTATGTGATGGTCAGCTAATGTTCTTACCCAGTTAACTAGAACACCTTCGCCTGGAGGCCTCTTCATATCAACTGGCACCCTGCCAGTAAGCAACTCCAGAAGTACAACACCGTAACTATAGACATCGGATTTGGTCGTCAAATGCCCGGTCAAAGCATATCTTCAGAGTTTGTGTAGCATGCACCACATTAGAGACAGTATAATCAGTTCAACAATTCatttatattatcaaatcaAACAGTAAAATGGAAAAAGAATTGAATGTATCAGTATCAAACTCAAGTTCGTTCACAATGGGTTCAGAATTTGGTCTTACTCTGGTGCAACATAACCTTGTGTGCCTAGAACTCGAGTTGATACATGACCACCAGCTCTATCAGATCCAAGCTTAGCCAAACCAAAATCTGACACTCTTGCACGGAAGTCCTTGTCCAGTAGAATGTTGCTGCTCTTGAAGTCTCTGTGTATAACAGGTGGATTAACACGCTCGTGAAGATATTCCAGACCTTTTGCTGCTTCAAGAGCTATTCTCATTCTAGTAGGCCAGTCCAATTTTGAGATACCACCACAGGAACCTACAATGTCAGCTTTGTGGGATATCAGTTGACGAGAAAAATGGGCGCGCCTACAAATCGGGTGCCCGATATTTTTGTCAAAAatcgggcgttgtttcaccaagtagatcgaaaatgtttcaatcttttcaaaagctgaaacacaaccaaatcacctcatgaaacattttgctacaacgtatgaaacaaACAGTTTCCAGAAAATCAGGCGTTGTTTCaccctatat
This window encodes:
- the LOC4338078 gene encoding uncharacterized LOC4338078, whose amino-acid sequence is MAVIAAAGGEGDAGVIAHVVVDVDESCAAAADDDDRSRRPSTGCRICHLGGGGDGEMAAESGSGRLVRLGCGCRGELAAAHRRCAEAWFSVRGNRRCEICGETAENITGWGGGGKEFMKRWHATAGVDVEGSSKACSGFCKSHSLCNLLIACLIIVIVLPWLLHNHVL
- the LOC4338079 gene encoding shaggy-related protein kinase GSK2; protein product: MDQPAPAPEPMLLDAQPPAAVACDKKQQEGEAPYAEGNDAVTGHIISTTIGGKNGEPKRTISYMAERVVGTGSFGIVFQAKCLETGETVAIKKVLQDRRYKNRELQLMRAMDHPNVISLKHCFFSTTSRDELFLNLVMEYVPETLYRVLKHYSNANHRMPLIYVKLYMYQLFRGLAYIHTVPGVCHRDVKPQNVLVDPLTHQVKLCDFGSAKTLVPGEPNISYICSRYYRAPELIFGATEYTTSIDIWSAGCVLAELLLGQPLFPGESAVDQLVEIIKVLGTPTREEIRCMNPNYTEFRFPQIKAHPWHKVFHKRMPPEAIDLASRLLQYSPSLRCTALDACAHPFFDELREPNARLPNGRPFPPLFNFKHELANSSQELISRLIPEHVRRQATHNFFNTGS